In Drosophila santomea strain STO CAGO 1482 chromosome 3L, Prin_Dsan_1.1, whole genome shotgun sequence, a single window of DNA contains:
- the LOC120448653 gene encoding serine/threonine-protein phosphatase 4 catalytic subunit, which produces MSDVDRLVENLRHVPVRLPKELEVRQLCRSLSDLLVSEANLLSLQSPQIVCGDIHGQFEDLLHLLELGGSVQQQRYLFLGDLVDRGKNSVETFLLLAALKVRHPAQVTLLRGNHECRSATRSYGFYDECLAQYGSANVWRMCCRVFDLLPLAAIIDGNIFCVHGGLSPEIQRLDEFRKLDRCHEIPESGVIADLLWSDPQEAPGWTASPRGHGKLFGGDVVEQFTRNNGISLICRAHQLARDGFRWHFGQKLVTIWSAPNYCYRCGNKAAILRINSVGDYDFEVFEAPELHSKPQPRKPKKRCRQFFL; this is translated from the coding sequence ATGAGTGATGTGGATCGTCTGGTGGAAAATCTGCGCCATGTGCCGGTCCGTCTGCCCAAGGAGTTGGAGGTTCGCCAGCTATGCCGCTCATTGAGTGACTTGCTCGTCAGCGAGGCGAATCTACTGAGCCTGCAGAGTCCGCAAATCGTATGCGGCGACATACACGGGCAGTTCGAGGATCTGCTCCACCTGCTGGAACTGGGCGGATCGGTGCAGCAGCAACGCTACTTGTTCCTGGGCGACCTGGTGGATCGGGGCAAAAACAGCGTGGAGACCTTTCTTCTGCTAGCTGCTCTCAAAGTGCGACATCCGGCACAGGTTACCCTGTTGCGGGGTAACCATGAGTGTCGCAGTGCAACTCGATCCTATGGATTCTACGATGAGTGCCTTGCACAGTACGGCTCTGCGAATGTCTGGAGGATGTGTTGCCGTGTGTTCGATCTCTTGCCGCTGGCGGCGATCATTGATGGCAATATATTTTGCGTTCATGGCGGCTTGTCGCCGGAGATCCAGCGATTGGATGAATTCCGTAAACTGGATCGCTGCCACGAGATACCCGAAAGTGGAGTCATAGCTGATCTCCTCTGGAGTGATCCCCAGGAAGCGCCTGGATGGACGGCGTCGCCACGTGGGCATGGAAAGCTCTTTGGCGGCGATGTTGTGGAGCAGTTCACCCGCAACAATGGTATCTCTCTCATATGCAGGGCTCACCAGTTGGCCAGGGATGGCTTTCGGTGGCATTTTGGGCAAAAGCTGGTGACTATCTGGTCAGCACCCAACTATTGCTATCGCTGCGGCAACAAAGCGGCCATTCTGCGTATAAATTCTGTTGGGGATTACGATTTTGAAGTGTTTGAAGCGCCGGAGTTGCACTCCAAGCCTCAGCCAAGGAAACCGAAAAAGCGTTGTCGTCAATTTTTTCTATGA
- the LOC120448928 gene encoding 60S ribosomal protein L10a-2 isoform X2, giving the protein MKVCILGDQQHCDEAKANNVDFMDAEALKKLNKNKKLVKKLAKSYDAFLASESLIKQIPRLLGPGLNKAGKFPALLSHQESMIGKIEEVKSTIKFQMKKVLCLSVAVGHVGMKSDELAQNVNLSINFLVSLLKKNWQNVRSLHVKSSMGPPQRLY; this is encoded by the coding sequence ATGAAGGTGTGCATTCTGGGTGATCAGCAGCATTGCGATGAAGCCAAGGCCAACAACGTCGACTTCATGGATGCCGAGGCTCTGAAGAAGctgaacaagaacaagaaacTGGTGAAGAAGTTGGCCAAGTCCTATGATGCCTTCCTGGCCTCCGAGTCGCTCATCAAGCAGATTCCTCGTTTGCTTGGACCTGGATTGAACAAGGCCGGCAAGTTCCCTGCCCTGCTGTCGCATCAGGAGTCTATGATTGGCAAGATCGAGGAGGTTAAGTCGACCATCAAGTTCCAGATGAAGAAGGTGCTCTGCCTGTCCGTCGCCGTCGGTCACGTGGGCATGAAGTCCGACGAGCTGGCCCAAAACGTCAACTTGTCGATCAACTTCTTGGTGTCGCTGTTGAAGAAGAACTGGCAGAATGTGCGCTCCCTGCACGTCAAGTCCTCCATGGGACCGCCCCAGCGTCTTTACTAG
- the LOC120448651 gene encoding NADH-cytochrome b5 reductase 3 isoform X2 encodes MTEFDFVPLAVGVVAVLAGALIVHYLLNKKSTKPRREPNRTARLRTLVDPNDKYLLPLIEKENLSHDTRRFRFGLPSKQHVLGLPVGQHIHLIATIDNELVIRPYTPISSDEDVGYVDLVVKVYFKDTHPKFPAGGKMTQHLEQLELGDKISFRGPSGRLQYLGNGTFSIKKLRKDPPKLVSAKRVNMIAGGTGITPMLQLAREVLKRSDKDKTELALLFANQSEKDILLRAELDELAEKHPDQFKVWYTVDKAGEGWQYSVGFINEDMIAAHLLPANDDTIVLLCGPPPMINFACNPSLDKLGYHPDTRFAY; translated from the exons ATGACGGAATTCGAT TTTGTGCCACTAGCGGTGGGTGTGGTCGCCGTACTCGCAGGCGCCCTGATCGTCCATTATCTGCTGAATAAAAAGTCCACGAAACCACGCCGGGAACCCAATCGCACCGCCAGGCTGCGCACGCTTGTGGATCCCAACGACAAGTATCTGCTGCCACTCATCGAAAAGGAGAATCTGAGCCATGACACTAGGAGATTCCGGTTTGGATTGCCCTCCAAGCAGCACGTCCTTGGCCTGCCTGTTGGTCAGCACATTCATCTGATTGCCACCATCGACAATGAACTGGTGATTCGGCCATACACACCTATATCGTCCGATGAGGATGTGGGCTACGTCGACCTAGTCGTCAAGGTGTACTTCAAGGACACGCATCCCAAGTTCCCGGCCGGCGGTAAAATGACGCAACACCTGGAGCAGCTCGAGTTGGGGGACAAGATCTCGTTCCGCGGACCCTCGGGTAGGCTACAATATCTCGGCAATGGCACCTTCTCCATAAAAAAGTTGCGCAAGGATCCGCCCAAGCTCGTGTCCGCCAAGCGGGTCAACATGATTGCCGGCGGCACTGGCATTACTCCAATGCTCCAATTGGCCAGAGAAGTGCTCAAGCGCAGCGACAAGGATAAGACTGAACTGGCGTTGCTCTTCGCCAATCAG AGCGAAAAGGATATTCTGCTGCGTGCGGAGTTGGACGAACTGGCCGAGAAGCATCCTGACCAGTTTAAGGTCTGGTACACAGTTGACAAGGCCGGCGAAG GTTGGCAGTACAGTGTTGGCTTCATCAATGAGGACATGATCGCCGCCCACCTGCTTCCGGCCAATGACGATACCATTGTGTTGCTTTGCGGCCCACCACCTATGATTAACTTTGCCTGCAATCCGTCGCTGGACAAGCTTGGCTACCACCCGGACACCCGTTTTGCCTACTAA
- the LOC120448651 gene encoding NADH-cytochrome b5 reductase 3 isoform X3, with protein MARIVESNFVPLAVGVVAVLAGALIVHYLLNKKSTKPRREPNRTARLRTLVDPNDKYLLPLIEKENLSHDTRRFRFGLPSKQHVLGLPVGQHIHLIATIDNELVIRPYTPISSDEDVGYVDLVVKVYFKDTHPKFPAGGKMTQHLEQLELGDKISFRGPSGRLQYLGNGTFSIKKLRKDPPKLVSAKRVNMIAGGTGITPMLQLAREVLKRSDKDKTELALLFANQSEKDILLRAELDELAEKHPDQFKVWYTVDKAGEAIKRMPRSGNARFVAWSYNTGHVNDDMMQQHLYAPDEDTLCLLCGPPPMVNYTCIPGLERLGHRAEQRFSY; from the exons ATGGCCCGCATCGTTGAGAGCAAT TTTGTGCCACTAGCGGTGGGTGTGGTCGCCGTACTCGCAGGCGCCCTGATCGTCCATTATCTGCTGAATAAAAAGTCCACGAAACCACGCCGGGAACCCAATCGCACCGCCAGGCTGCGCACGCTTGTGGATCCCAACGACAAGTATCTGCTGCCACTCATCGAAAAGGAGAATCTGAGCCATGACACTAGGAGATTCCGGTTTGGATTGCCCTCCAAGCAGCACGTCCTTGGCCTGCCTGTTGGTCAGCACATTCATCTGATTGCCACCATCGACAATGAACTGGTGATTCGGCCATACACACCTATATCGTCCGATGAGGATGTGGGCTACGTCGACCTAGTCGTCAAGGTGTACTTCAAGGACACGCATCCCAAGTTCCCGGCCGGCGGTAAAATGACGCAACACCTGGAGCAGCTCGAGTTGGGGGACAAGATCTCGTTCCGCGGACCCTCGGGTAGGCTACAATATCTCGGCAATGGCACCTTCTCCATAAAAAAGTTGCGCAAGGATCCGCCCAAGCTCGTGTCCGCCAAGCGGGTCAACATGATTGCCGGCGGCACTGGCATTACTCCAATGCTCCAATTGGCCAGAGAAGTGCTCAAGCGCAGCGACAAGGATAAGACTGAACTGGCGTTGCTCTTCGCCAATCAG AGCGAAAAGGATATTCTGCTGCGTGCGGAGTTGGACGAACTGGCCGAGAAGCATCCTGACCAGTTTAAGGTCTGGTACACAGTTGACAAGGCCGGCGAA GCTATTAAACGCATGCCGCGATCGGGAAACGCGCGCTTTGTAGCTTGGTCCTACAACACTGGCCACGTAAACGATGACATGATGCAGCAGCATCTGTATGCACCGGACGAGGACACGCTGTGCCTACTGTGTGGTCCTCCGCCCATGGTTAACTACACCTGCATTCCGGGCCTGGAACGGCTTGGTCACCGGGCCGAGCAGAGGTTCAGCTATTAG
- the LOC120448928 gene encoding 60S ribosomal protein L10a-2 isoform X1, which translates to MASKVSRDTLYEGVNGLLDASAKKKRGFLETVELQIGLKNYDPQKDKRFSGTVKLKHIPRPKMKVCILGDQQHCDEAKANNVDFMDAEALKKLNKNKKLVKKLAKSYDAFLASESLIKQIPRLLGPGLNKAGKFPALLSHQESMIGKIEEVKSTIKFQMKKVLCLSVAVGHVGMKSDELAQNVNLSINFLVSLLKKNWQNVRSLHVKSSMGPPQRLY; encoded by the exons ATGGC GTCGAAGGTTTCGCGTGATACGCTGTATGAGGGCGTCAATGGACTCCTGGACGCTTCGGCAAAGAAGAAGCGTGGCTTCCTCGAGACGGTGGAACTGCAGATCGGCCTGAAGAACTACGATCCCCAGAAGGACAAGCGTTTCTCCGGCACCGTCAA GTTGAAGCACATTCCCCGTCCCAAGATGAAGGTGTGCATTCTGGGTGATCAGCAGCATTGCGATGAAGCCAAGGCCAACAACGTCGACTTCATGGATGCCGAGGCTCTGAAGAAGctgaacaagaacaagaaacTGGTGAAGAAGTTGGCCAAGTCCTATGATGCCTTCCTGGCCTCCGAGTCGCTCATCAAGCAGATTCCTCGTTTGCTTGGACCTGGATTGAACAAGGCCGGCAAGTTCCCTGCCCTGCTGTCGCATCAGGAGTCTATGATTGGCAAGATCGAGGAGGTTAAGTCGACCATCAAGTTCCAGATGAAGAAGGTGCTCTGCCTGTCCGTCGCCGTCGGTCACGTGGGCATGAAGTCCGACGAGCTGGCCCAAAACGTCAACTTGTCGATCAACTTCTTGGTGTCGCTGTTGAAGAAGAACTGGCAGAATGTGCGCTCCCTGCACGTCAAGTCCTCCATGGGACCGCCCCAGCGTCTTTACTAG
- the LOC120448651 gene encoding NADH-cytochrome b5 reductase 3 isoform X4: protein MTEFDFVPLAVGVVAVLAGALIVHYLLNKKSTKPRREPNRTARLRTLVDPNDKYLLPLIEKENLSHDTRRFRFGLPSKQHVLGLPVGQHIHLIATIDNELVIRPYTPISSDEDVGYVDLVVKVYFKDTHPKFPAGGKMTQHLEQLELGDKISFRGPSGRLQYLGNGTFSIKKLRKDPPKLVSAKRVNMIAGGTGITPMLQLAREVLKRSDKDKTELALLFANQSEKDILLRAELDELAEKHPDQFKVWYTVDKAGEAWSYNTGHVNDDMMQQHLYAPDEDTLCLLCGPPPMVNYTCIPGLERLGHRAEQRFSY, encoded by the exons ATGACGGAATTCGAT TTTGTGCCACTAGCGGTGGGTGTGGTCGCCGTACTCGCAGGCGCCCTGATCGTCCATTATCTGCTGAATAAAAAGTCCACGAAACCACGCCGGGAACCCAATCGCACCGCCAGGCTGCGCACGCTTGTGGATCCCAACGACAAGTATCTGCTGCCACTCATCGAAAAGGAGAATCTGAGCCATGACACTAGGAGATTCCGGTTTGGATTGCCCTCCAAGCAGCACGTCCTTGGCCTGCCTGTTGGTCAGCACATTCATCTGATTGCCACCATCGACAATGAACTGGTGATTCGGCCATACACACCTATATCGTCCGATGAGGATGTGGGCTACGTCGACCTAGTCGTCAAGGTGTACTTCAAGGACACGCATCCCAAGTTCCCGGCCGGCGGTAAAATGACGCAACACCTGGAGCAGCTCGAGTTGGGGGACAAGATCTCGTTCCGCGGACCCTCGGGTAGGCTACAATATCTCGGCAATGGCACCTTCTCCATAAAAAAGTTGCGCAAGGATCCGCCCAAGCTCGTGTCCGCCAAGCGGGTCAACATGATTGCCGGCGGCACTGGCATTACTCCAATGCTCCAATTGGCCAGAGAAGTGCTCAAGCGCAGCGACAAGGATAAGACTGAACTGGCGTTGCTCTTCGCCAATCAG AGCGAAAAGGATATTCTGCTGCGTGCGGAGTTGGACGAACTGGCCGAGAAGCATCCTGACCAGTTTAAGGTCTGGTACACAGTTGACAAGGCCGGCGAAG CTTGGTCCTACAACACTGGCCACGTAAACGATGACATGATGCAGCAGCATCTGTATGCACCGGACGAGGACACGCTGTGCCTACTGTGTGGTCCTCCGCCCATGGTTAACTACACCTGCATTCCGGGCCTGGAACGGCTTGGTCACCGGGCCGAGCAGAGGTTCAGCTATTAG
- the LOC120447732 gene encoding transcription factor Adf-1-like, translating to MEATLIAAVKDHPCLYDRSVHVRQHKDRRQQAWVEVGTACQTSPRKCKKRWSQLRHQFNKEVDRVDSTWPWRESLRFLEGLVHRRQRASTPVEDDEEELSAAFAGVTVVPPRQRASTPVEDGHEELTAAFAGVSVASPSSSPEPTDEIPTAAFLDAQKALFLRLPTREKREEMEAAFLRFGLNFVNSPENK from the exons ATGGAAGCAACACTTATTGCCGCTGTAAAGGACCACCCATGTCTGTACGACAGAAGTGTCCACGTGCGCCAGCACAAGGACCGGCGGCAACAGGCATGGGTGGAAGTTGGGACGGCGTGCCAAACCTCGC CCAGAAAGTGCAAGAAAAGGTGGTCGCAGCTGCGCCACCAATTTAACAAGGAGGTGGACAGGGTGGACTCGACGTGGCCGTGGAGGGAGAGTCTGCGGTTTTTGGAGGGGTTAGTGCACCGCAG gCAACGCGCGAGCACACCCGTGGAGGACGATGAGGAGGAGCTGTCTGCAGCATTTGCGGGGGTAACCGTGGTGCCCCCCAG GCAACGCGCGAGCACACCGGTGGAGGACGGCCACGAGGAGCTGACAGCAGCATTTGCGGGGGTAAGCGTGGCGTCCCCCAGCAGCAGCCCAGAGCCCACGGACGAGATCCCCACGGCGGCGTTTTTGGACGCGCAGAAGGCGCTCTTTCTCCGGCTGCCGACCAGGGAGAAGAGGGAGGAAATGGAGGCGGCCTTTTTAAGGTTCGGCCTTAACTTTGTTAACAGTcctgaaaataaatga
- the LOC120448168 gene encoding uncharacterized protein LOC120448168 has product MSGTRDEDSVNLEIFKLNTYCWERILSYLSLTEQLHLAASNRQLQVLFETLQHRYRIITESDTANIGETEIQQLLDIVREHVISYETPLDPHSVQEQYLWLLRDYCSNLRHLKMSFRRPRWHDLLQLKSLTSLHVSLHFPNQGMYMDFVCSLRALPHLKKLKLEATSYTGDGLLVLENLESLEIGSQRGFDASILASCCMTMKQLCHLNMGEYTVNLTAEDFRVIVKKGRNLERLAFNTSLQEYVPYEIVYQLPKLKHLQLWHVDFLKLRLIEGLIRKPGTPLESLILVGHTLEMAQVEHICEISSLRELSVSCNTAFTKSLLSLKNLEILDVKMSDVTNDQLLKLLEGCPLLKVFGVRSCRLITFDFVQEAIRLYNRRKIRIYLHKSSVNWSTLPIMNNNSNIQFIKGYLRNPILINKDTCEID; this is encoded by the coding sequence ATGAGCGGAACACGCGATGAAGATTCTGTGAATCTAGAAATCTTCAAACTGAACACCTACTGCTGGGAAAGGATACTGTCCTATTTAAGCCTCACTGAGCAACTACATCTCGCCGCCTCAAATCGTCAGCTTCAAGTGCTTTTCGAAACGCTACAACATAGGTATAGGATCATTACAGAAAGCGACACCGCGAATATCGGCGAAACGGAGATCCAACAGCTACTGGACATTGTTAGAGAGCATGTGATCAGCTATGAGACCCCACTGGATCCCCATTCTGTGCAGGAGCAGTACTTGTGGCTGTTGCGGGACTACTGCTCGAACCTGCGACACCTCAAAATGTCTTTTCGACGCCCCAGGTGGCACGATTTGTTGCAATTGAAGAGTCTAACATCGCTACATGTCAGCCTGCACTTTCCGAATCAAGGCATGTATATGGATTTTGTGTGTAGCCTAAGGGCTCTGCCGCACCTAAAGAAACTCAAATTGGAGGCGACATCTTATACGGGAGACGGACTTCTTGTACTGGAGAATTTGGAGTCCTTGGAGATTGGCAGCCAACGCGGATTTGATGCCAGCATTTTGGCTTCGTGCTGCATGACAATGAAGCAGTTGTGCCACCTTAACATGGGTGAATACACCGTCAACCTTACAGCTGAAGACTTTCGTGTAATTGTGAAAAAGGGCCGAAATCTGGAGCGGCTCGCTTTTAATACAAGTCTGCAAGAATATGTGCCATACGAAATTGTCTACCAGCTCCCCAAATTGAAACACTTGCAGTTGTGGCATGTGGACTTTCTTAAACTTCGTTTAATCGAGGGACTTATTCGAAAACCGGGCACTCCGTTGGAAAGCCTTATTTTGGTGGGACACACCCTGGAAATGGCACAAGTGGAGCATATCTGCGAGATTTCTTCACTTCGTGAGCTGTCTGTCTCCTGTAACACAGCTTTCACAAAAAGTCTTCTAAGCCTGAAGAATTTAGAAATTTTGGACGTCAAAATGTCAGATGTTACCAACGATCAGCTATTAAAGCTTCTGGAAGGATGTCCACTTTTAAAAGTATTTGGTGTCCGGTCGTGCAGGCTAATCACCTTCGACTTTGTGCAAGAAGCAATAAGATTGTATAATCGCAGAAAAATTCGAATCTATTTGCATAAGTCATCTGTTAATTGGAGCACTCTGCCAATAATGAATAACAATAGTAATATTCAGTTCATAAAAGGCTATTTAAGGAATCCCATATTGATTAACAAAGATACTTGTGAAATTGATTAA
- the LOC120448169 gene encoding alpha-ketoglutarate-dependent dioxygenase alkB homolog 7, mitochondrial, translating into MVVYFQFARNFQNNQIPSEMIIQNRIPLIGHILRRCHQQAMKINARKDNLTAYFGKWPETEQKEFRQHMRIIADFISEPEEQQLHEEIEPYMSRLRYEFDHWDDAIHGFRETERKKWFPKNREVLERVRQVAFDGAIMPYVHILDLAPDGVIKPHVDSTRYCGNTISGISLLSDSVMRLVRTDEQRYQQQSPGTATQPTSQGSEPDAAYRHQPEAPLKNNFYADILLPRRSLYIMSHTARYNFTHEILSKEHSQFRGTLVPKTRRISIICRNEP; encoded by the exons ATggttgtttattttcaatttgcacgTAACTTTCAAAACAATCAAATTCCTTCGGAAATGATTATCCAAAATAGGATTCCCCTTATAGGTCATATTTTAAGACGGTGTCATCAACAAG CGATGAAAATAAACGCTAGAAAAGACAACTTAACAGCATATTTTGGAAAATGGCCAGAAACGGAGCAGAAGGAATTTCGCCAGCATATGCGCATTATCGCGGATTTCATTAGTGAGCCAGAGGAACAGCAGCTTCACGAGGAAATCGAACCCTATATGAGCCGCCTGCGCTACGAGTTCGATCACTGGGACGAT GCCATTCACGGTTTTCGGGAGACGGAGCGGAAGAAGTGGTTCCCCAAAAACAGAGAGGTCCTGGAGCGCGTGCGCCAAGTGGCCTTCGATGGAGCAATTATGCCCTATGTCCACATCCTGGATCTTGCGCCCGATGGCGTAATCAAGCCCCATGTGGATAGCACGCGA TACTGCGGCAACACAATCTCCGGGATCAGCTTACTTAGCGACAGTGTGATGCGACTTGTGCGCACGGATGAGCAGCGATACCAACAGCAATCACCGGGAACTGCAACGCAACCGACATCCCAGGGGTCAGAGCCCGATGCAGCTTATCGCCATCAGCCGGAGGCGCCTCTGAAGAACAACTTTTACGCTGACATCCTGCTGCCACGCCGCTCCTTGTACATAATGAGCCACACGGCTCGCTACAACTTCACGCACGAGATACTATCCAAGGAGCACTCCCAGTTTCGGGGTACGCTGGTGCCAAAGACGCGTCGCATTTCCATCATTTGTCGCAACGAACCCTAA
- the LOC120448927 gene encoding uncharacterized protein LOC120448927: MFYPNTSGVEKSQMDEELELISRNLISVLAKLKKSKHNDLQDRKLKMARLIRLHLQHVQTTVVTLRRRKQQRTRRRFRMLRTFFMRQMMEMHSNYLHIYAMLRLKHSQVMDSDSETSDVDGEPQVEIGMQGTFPCFDSHFFEHVIPDLSEEEFLNTLHVTRGTFETLCKQLSPTLRTSDELTQRAPAISTEKCVALALYFLASGERLSLIAERFSLPRPRTIKCLKVFCNAVMSTLGRALRQLPQHPVDCNSVAEGFQRESNMPAALVGVLGVCSIPIRANGDAKNSILRMEYLLDDRMLFRELQLGCGLRATLGPMFSHAPNTLTAIPKFRINSRPVPAFVLAPVYQNYPLRPWLLQRYTDPIAPHEHDFNEVAEHLQELSDCALHRLMSRWSFLSQPLDISFHTASCIITAAAVLHNLLEELSEPHMLEWGNSVDVSKFRAEPLPDSVGEDAESHAALEVRDFLARTISSTEM; encoded by the coding sequence ATGTTTTACCCTAATACAAGTGGAGTAGAAAAATCACAAATGGATGAGGAATTGGAATTAATCAGCCGCAATTTAATCAGTGTGCTGGCCAAgttgaaaaaaagcaaacacaatgACTTGCAGGATCGAAAGCTAAAGATGGCCCGGCTGATACGACTCCACTTGCAGCATGTGCAAACTACGGTGGTCACGCTCAGGAGGAGGAAGCAGCAGAGGACCAGGCGGAGATTTAGGATGCTACGCACGTTTTTTATGCGCCAGATGATGGAGATGCACTCGAACTACCTGCACATATACGCCATGCTGCGCCTGAAGCATTCCCAAGTCatggactcggactcggaaACCAGCGATGTCGATGGAGAACCGCAGGTGGAGATTGGCATGCAAGGAACTTTTCCCTGCTTCGATTCCCATTTCTTTGAGCATGTGATTCCTGATCTGAGCGAGGAGGAGTTTCTGAACACACTCCATGTGACCCGGGGAACTTTTGAGACCTTGTGCAAGCAATTGTCTCCCACTCTGCGGACTTCGGATGAACTTACTCAAAGAGCGCCAGCAATTTCTACCGAAAAGTGCGTGGCTCTGGCCCTGTACTTCCTGGCCAGCGGCGAGCGGCTCTCTTTGATTGCCGAGAGATTTTCCCTGCCCCGTCCAAGGACTATCAAGTGTCTAAAGGTCTTTTGCAACGCCGTGATGTCCACTTTAGGCCGAGCGCTTCGCCAATTGCCACAGCATCCAGTGGACTGCAATAGTGTAGCCGAAGGGTTCCAGCGCGAAAGCAACATGCCCGCCGCACTCGTCGGAGTTCTTGGCGTCTGCTCCATTCCAATCCGGGCCAATGGCGACGCCAAGAACTCGATACTGCGCATGGAGTATCTCCTGGATGATCGAATGCTCTTTAGGGAGCTGCAATTGGGATGTGGCTTGCGTGCCACCCTGGGACCCATGTTTTCACACGCACCCAATACTCTCACCGCAATCCCTAAATTCCGCATTAATTCCCGCCCAGTTCCGGCCTTTGTCTTGGCTCCGGTGTACCAGAACTATCCACTGCGTCCCTGGCTTCTGCAGCGCTATACTGATCCGATAGCCCCGCACGAGCACGACTTCAACGAGGTTGCCGAGCATCTGCAGGAGTTGAGTGACTGCGCATTGCATCGCCTCATGTCCCGCTGGAGCTTCCTTAGCCAACCCCTGGACATTAGCTTCCACACGGCGTCATGCATCATCACAGCAGCCGCAGTGCTGCACAATCTACTGGAAGAACTAAGCGAACCGCACATGCTTGAGTGGGGCAACTCAGTGGACGTGTCCAAGTTCCGGGCAGAGCCGCTGCCTGATTCAGTCGGCGAAGACGCTGAGTCTCACGCGGCGCTCGAAGTGCGAGATTTCCTAGCCAGAACCATAAGCTCTACTGAAATGTGA
- the LOC120448651 gene encoding NADH-cytochrome b5 reductase 3 isoform X1, whose protein sequence is MARIVESNFVPLAVGVVAVLAGALIVHYLLNKKSTKPRREPNRTARLRTLVDPNDKYLLPLIEKENLSHDTRRFRFGLPSKQHVLGLPVGQHIHLIATIDNELVIRPYTPISSDEDVGYVDLVVKVYFKDTHPKFPAGGKMTQHLEQLELGDKISFRGPSGRLQYLGNGTFSIKKLRKDPPKLVSAKRVNMIAGGTGITPMLQLAREVLKRSDKDKTELALLFANQSEKDILLRAELDELAEKHPDQFKVWYTVDKAGEGWQYSVGFINEDMIAAHLLPANDDTIVLLCGPPPMINFACNPSLDKLGYHPDTRFAY, encoded by the exons ATGGCCCGCATCGTTGAGAGCAAT TTTGTGCCACTAGCGGTGGGTGTGGTCGCCGTACTCGCAGGCGCCCTGATCGTCCATTATCTGCTGAATAAAAAGTCCACGAAACCACGCCGGGAACCCAATCGCACCGCCAGGCTGCGCACGCTTGTGGATCCCAACGACAAGTATCTGCTGCCACTCATCGAAAAGGAGAATCTGAGCCATGACACTAGGAGATTCCGGTTTGGATTGCCCTCCAAGCAGCACGTCCTTGGCCTGCCTGTTGGTCAGCACATTCATCTGATTGCCACCATCGACAATGAACTGGTGATTCGGCCATACACACCTATATCGTCCGATGAGGATGTGGGCTACGTCGACCTAGTCGTCAAGGTGTACTTCAAGGACACGCATCCCAAGTTCCCGGCCGGCGGTAAAATGACGCAACACCTGGAGCAGCTCGAGTTGGGGGACAAGATCTCGTTCCGCGGACCCTCGGGTAGGCTACAATATCTCGGCAATGGCACCTTCTCCATAAAAAAGTTGCGCAAGGATCCGCCCAAGCTCGTGTCCGCCAAGCGGGTCAACATGATTGCCGGCGGCACTGGCATTACTCCAATGCTCCAATTGGCCAGAGAAGTGCTCAAGCGCAGCGACAAGGATAAGACTGAACTGGCGTTGCTCTTCGCCAATCAG AGCGAAAAGGATATTCTGCTGCGTGCGGAGTTGGACGAACTGGCCGAGAAGCATCCTGACCAGTTTAAGGTCTGGTACACAGTTGACAAGGCCGGCGAAG GTTGGCAGTACAGTGTTGGCTTCATCAATGAGGACATGATCGCCGCCCACCTGCTTCCGGCCAATGACGATACCATTGTGTTGCTTTGCGGCCCACCACCTATGATTAACTTTGCCTGCAATCCGTCGCTGGACAAGCTTGGCTACCACCCGGACACCCGTTTTGCCTACTAA